One Aegilops tauschii subsp. strangulata cultivar AL8/78 chromosome 2, Aet v6.0, whole genome shotgun sequence genomic window, CGAAAGATGAACAAGACACATATAGACAATTGTTTGGATGTGAATTGGGTTCTTTACCATTTAGTTATTTGGGTATACCGATTCATCACCGTAAGTTATCCAATAAAGAATGGAAATGTATCGAAGATCGAATAAAAAAGGCTTAGCTGCTGGAAGGGTAAGCTAATGTCTTATGAAGGTCGGTTAGTGTTGATTAACTCAGTACTGACTAGTATGCCGATGTTCCTACTATCGTTCTTCGAAATTCCGAAAGGGGTACGGAAATGATTTGATTTTTTCAAATCTCGGTTCTTCTGGCAGTCAGATGAGGCCAAGAGGAAATGCCGTCTCGCGCAATGGGACATTTTTTGTCGACCAAAAGACCAGGGCGGTCTCGGTATTGAGAACTTAGAAATCAAGAACAAGTGCCTTATGAGCAAATGGCTCTACAGGTTAGAGACAGAGCCGGAGGGCATGCGGGCACAGATTTTGCGTAATAAGTATCTCCTGTCCAAAATACTCGCTCAGGTTACCATGAGACCAACGGACTCGCCATTCTGGAAAGGGCTTATGCGAGTGAAGGACCTGTTCTTTCAGAGGGTCAAATTCCTGGTTGGCAATGGGTTGTCAACAAGGTTTTGGGAGGATACGTGGTTAGGAGAGACGCCCCTGGCTGTGCAATATCCCACCCTGTATAACATTGCGCAACGTAAGGAGCATTACGTAGGTACAGTTTTACATACGATCCCCTTAAATATTCAATTCAGACGAGCACTAGTTGGTGAGCGATGGATTGCATGGATGCACCTGGTTCGGAGATTGATAGATGTTCAACTCTCCGACCAACCGGACTCCACGCAATGGAAACTAGCTAAGAATGGGATTTTTACGGTAAAATCTTTCTATCTGGATTTGATTAATTCTGGCCCAGTCTCGAGATCGTTGCATATTTGGAAGATTATGGTTCCTTTCCGCATTAAAAtctttatgtggtttgtccacaaaCAAGTAATTCTTACAAAGGAAAACTTAATTAAGAGGCGATGAGTAGGTAGTCCACGATGTTGCTTTTGTGATCATGATGAAACAATACAATATTTATTTCTTGAATGCCCATTAGCCAAATTGCTTTGGAGAACGATTCATATAGCCTTGAACATTACTCCTTCAGTTGACATTGCATCGTTGTTTGGAATGTGGTTAACTGGGGTCGAACATACTATGGCGGCTcgtattcggattggaatatgtgcGCTCTTGTGGGCTATATGGAATTGCAGGAATGATTTGATATTTAATAGTCAACACAATTTAACTTTCTTGCAGGTCATCTTCAAAGCTACCGCTTGGATCTTTACAtggtccttactcactcctatgaaattcagggagcctttggttactgggtgcaaccaaTGAAAGATGGTCGCACGGGCTATATTCAAAATGTGTACGATGCCTTTGAATGGCTTGCACATGGGATGCGACTGGGACCGAGCAAAGATTCCTTGCTTTGGCAGGCGTGGATCAAGATGATTAATCAAAGTTCATTAGCAAAAAACAAAGGTAAACCCATATGCGGCACCCTCGGTAACATGAAGCGGCGTGGATCTAGAGGCCAACTAAAGTTAATTAACTCTATTGAACGTTAAATCTCGGGCTATGTCTGGTCGATGTCGGCTTCAGCGCGAATCTCCCTCCCACATCTCTTCTTCTGGATCTCAAGGCTGCGAGAGGTGCGTTTGCTCAAGCTGATTTCCCTGAGGAGCAGCCATGGCGGCATGGCGACATGCTGCAAGTGGTGACTGGCGCTCTTCGGCTTAGAGCAATCATCACAAGCGAAGGCTTCTCGATCTATTCTGGTAAATCTCTTGCCCAGCTCATGGTAATCTCACTGCATTTTTTTTTTCTCTGGAACCTTACGGGAGGAATGATTTCAAATGGGTGAACAGTCAAAGTACGTGTATAGGATTAGTTTCTTATGTTTTGTTTCTAAATATCCTTCATTCCAGCATCCTATCTATATCTGGAATTTCTGACCTATATAATGCCCATATAAACAGCTATCTAACTCTGGAATTTCTGACCTATATAATGCCCATACTACAGGTTCCTCTCAAGCATAGGTAGAAACCAAGATTAAAAAAAGTTGGCCGGCAAGAGATGACCGGAATAATGGTGAGCGCTTCTACAGGCGCAATGAACTCCCTTCTGGGTAAGCTGACCACCCTCATGGGGGAACAGTTCGCCAAGATGAAGAACCTGCGGAAAGAGGTGAAGTACATCCGTGATGAGCTTGGCAGTATGAAGGATGCTCTCGGGAGACTTGCAGATGTGGACGAGCCAGATCCACAGACCAAGAGTTGGAGAAACACACTGCGGGAGTTGTCTTATGACATCGAGGACATCATCGATGACTTCATCCAAAACATTGGGGAGAAAGACAAGAAATCCGGGTTTGTCCGCAAGACGATTCGACGTCTCAAAACTTCAAGGGCCCGTCACAGGATTGCTGGACAGAttgaagagatcaagaaacttgtgCATGAGACTAGTGATCGCCACAGAAGATATGACCTTGATAAGATTATCCCCCAATCAAGTAATGTTGTTGCCATTGACCCACGAGTTAAAACACTCTATGAAAAGGCGGCTAACCTTGTTGGCATGGAGGGGCCAAAGAATGAGCTTGTAGATTGGCTAATTGATGAGGAGAAGCAGCTTAAGGTGGTATCAGTTGTGGGGTTTGGAGGTCTAGGCAAAACAACACTTGCCAATGTGGTATACCAGAGGCTAAAGGGCGATTTTGCCTATGGTGCATTTGTGCCGGTGTCCCAAACGCCAAACATTCCAAATCTTCTACGAAGTTTACTATCCCAACTTGGTACACAGCCACCTATTGATGCTTGCGATTCACATCTTATTGACAAACTAAGAGAATGTCTGCAGACTAAGAGGTACATACTGTTGCTCCTTGTATTATATTTTGCCATTGTCTTTGATAGCAAGATATCGTAAGGATACTTATTATACAGGCCTAATTTGGTTTCAAGAAGAGAATGAAATATATTGTGCAGATAATGTTTTTCTGGAAAAAAAAAATCTGATCAGCCTATCAAACAGTAGACGTGTTGAAACAATTATGCATATAGCGCTTAACAATCTGTATGAGAAAATCAGTTTAACTTTCAGTTGTTTACTAAGTTTCTTATGAATGAAAACTATTTCTTAAACAAAAGGTGTTAAATAATTTTAGCTTATGTATTATGGTTTTTCTGTAATTTTGTGTTTATTTTTGTTATCCAGCCACAACTAATAATTGATTGAAGGTAGTTAAATCTCTCTTGTTTAAACGTCTATTTTTTTTAAAGTGTTCTTAACATTATGCTGTATGTATGGCAGGTACTTGATTATAATTGATGATCTATGGGATGTATCAGCCTGGGAATTTATTAAATGTGCATTCCCAGAAAATGATCTTGCCAGCAGAGTAATAGTAACTACAAGAAGTCTGCAAGTTGCTAGGGCGTGTTGCTCCCCTCACAATGAGTACATTTTACAAATGAAACCCCTCAGCAACGAAGACTCAAGAATGCTATTTTTTGGCAGGATATTTGGCTCGGAGGACATTTGCCCTTACCACCTTAGAGATGTTTCAGTTGACATCCTCAAAAAATGTGGTGGCTTGCCTCTTGCAATTATTAGCATAGCAGGCCTTCTAGCTAGTGAAGGTCCCAAAGAAGAGGAGTGGGAACATGTACGGAATTCTTTGGGCTCGATGTCTGGAACAAAACTCACACTGAATGGGATGAGACAAATCTTGAACCTCAGTTACAAACATCTTCCATCTCATCTGAAGACTTGCCTGTTATATCTTGCTATGTATCCGGAGGACTACACGATAGACAGGTCCGATCTGGAACGTCAATGGTTGGCGGAAGGTTTTATTAGTAAAGAAACTGGACAAGATGTGGAGAAAAATGCAAGAACCTATTTCAATGAGCTTGTCAATAGGAGCCTTGTTCAACCCGTAGAGTTTGATTGTGAAGGTGCAGTGACAGAATGCAAAGTACATGATATGATGCTGGATCTTATCTTGCTTAAATGTAAAGAAGAGAATTTTCTCAGTATAGTGGACGGC contains:
- the LOC109769818 gene encoding disease resistance protein RGA5, with the protein product MTGIMVSASTGAMNSLLGKLTTLMGEQFAKMKNLRKEVKYIRDELGSMKDALGRLADVDEPDPQTKSWRNTLRELSYDIEDIIDDFIQNIGEKDKKSGFVRKTIRRLKTSRARHRIAGQIEEIKKLVHETSDRHRRYDLDKIIPQSSNVVAIDPRVKTLYEKAANLVGMEGPKNELVDWLIDEEKQLKVVSVVGFGGLGKTTLANVVYQRLKGDFAYGAFVPVSQTPNIPNLLRSLLSQLGTQPPIDACDSHLIDKLRECLQTKRYLIIIDDLWDVSAWEFIKCAFPENDLASRVIVTTRSLQVARACCSPHNEYILQMKPLSNEDSRMLFFGRIFGSEDICPYHLRDVSVDILKKCGGLPLAIISIAGLLASEGPKEEEWEHVRNSLGSMSGTKLTLNGMRQILNLSYKHLPSHLKTCLLYLAMYPEDYTIDRSDLERQWLAEGFISKETGQDVEKNARTYFNELVNRSLVQPVEFDCEGAVTECKVHDMMLDLILLKCKEENFLSIVDGSEAITEEEYKVRRLSLRLIDSDNGILPENISLSQVRSVMIFGPSGKIPPLSKFKFLRVLFVKNHSTMDLTGMNELYQLRYVMTGYGLQLPRQIRGLQQLETLDTNNSSIPTDIVHLPHLSHLDIGYRCKLPDGIGNMKSLRFLRVFHLNFETNSLDNYKGLGELTNMRNLSLSGKCGDEDAGVRRMDVLCTSLRKLCKLESLYIDSIQGCMDGLSLAPCSLQRLHCGTFDWWGCWFSRVPNWTRQLHNLRELQFQVAELLDDGVGILGGLPHLVDLGLYVRRSPKQMIIIDGRGAFPVLKHFDIGLSRASYLIFQSGAMPMVQRLGLTFKMDVQKQNGAGPAGIEHLAALEEVSANITACFVATESEKTCAESAFRSIVDRHPDNPRTVVRFYPWQFFMGD